The following proteins are co-located in the Vigna unguiculata cultivar IT97K-499-35 chromosome 9, ASM411807v1, whole genome shotgun sequence genome:
- the LOC114163538 gene encoding uncharacterized protein LOC114163538, with translation MDWLSANHILIDCNERKVLFLSLEDEDLLMFSQQVEKAMKEGSQCFLILTQLSVETESGPLETPVVGDFSYVFLEDVPSLPPTREIEFSIDLVSGEGPVSIAPYRMAPAELVELKKQIEEQLNKLTIKNKYPLPRIDDLMDQLHSAAMFSKTDLRSGYHHILVKSDDVQKTAFSPGAGTMSM, from the exons atggattggctatCTGCCAATCACATTCTCATTGACTGCAACGAGAGAAAGGTGTTGTTTCTTAGCTTGGAAGATGAAGACCTGTTGATGTTCTCACAACAGGTGGAGAAGGCAATGAAGGAAGGATCTCAATGCTTCTTGATTCTGACTCAATTGTCCGTTGAGACTGAAAGCGGACCCTTGGAGACACCTGTGGTAGGGGATTTCTCATATGTGTTTCTCGAGGACGTCCCTAGCTTACCCCCTACTAGGGAGATTGAGTTCTCGATTGATCTGGTGTCGGGAGAAGGACCAGTGTCTATAGCACCTTACAGAATGGCTCCTGCTGAGCTAGTGGAGTTGAAGAAACAAATTGAAGA GCAACTGAATAAGTtaaccatcaagaacaagtaccctCTGCCCAGaattgacgacttgatggatcagttgcacaGTGCTGCAATGTTCTCCAAGACTGATTTGAGATCAGGATACCATCATATTTTAGTCAAGTCTGATGATGTGCAAAAGACCGCTTTCAGTCCAGGTGCGGGCACTATGAGTATGTAG